One stretch of Halobacillus litoralis DNA includes these proteins:
- a CDS encoding CopG family ribbon-helix-helix protein: MVLSDSMQEIVIRIPDNLLNEVDGFIQLDNSDRSDFMCQATKMYLREKKQRHIRESMRRGYMEMAKINLNIASEAFQAEEEAEHTLEQLVSGV, translated from the coding sequence ATGGTTTTGTCCGATAGCATGCAGGAGATTGTCATCCGGATTCCGGATAACCTACTCAATGAAGTGGATGGCTTCATTCAACTCGATAACAGTGATCGGAGCGATTTCATGTGTCAAGCAACGAAAATGTATTTGCGTGAGAAGAAACAGCGACATATCAGAGAATCCATGCGTAGAGGCTACATGGAAATGGCGAAAATCAATTTAAATATCGCTTCAGAAGCGTTTCAAGCTGAAGAGGAGGCCGAACACACCCTGGAGCAACTAGTGAGCGGGGTGTGA